A genomic stretch from Haemophilus parainfluenzae ATCC 33392 includes:
- the rraB gene encoding ribonuclease E inhibitor RraB produces MTNFNELQEETREIITDLLNDGSDPDALYIIEHHIAHYDFDTLEKIAVDAFKAGYEVSEAEEFEDESGKVIFCFDIISEVELKPEIIDAQQKEILPLVEKYKGIYDGWGTYFEDPNAEDDEYGDDGEFFDDEDVEDDNERLH; encoded by the coding sequence ATGACGAACTTTAACGAACTTCAAGAAGAAACCCGTGAAATCATTACGGATTTATTAAATGACGGCAGCGATCCAGATGCCCTTTATATTATCGAACATCACATTGCCCATTATGATTTTGATACTTTAGAAAAAATTGCCGTAGATGCTTTCAAAGCAGGCTATGAAGTGTCAGAAGCGGAAGAATTTGAAGATGAAAGTGGCAAGGTGATTTTCTGCTTTGACATCATCAGTGAAGTAGAATTAAAGCCCGAAATTATCGATGCACAACAAAAAGAAATTTTACCATTAGTGGAAAAATACAAAGGCATTTATGATGGCTGGGGCACGTATTTTGAAGATCCGAATGCGGAAGATGATGAATACGGCGATGATGGCGAATTTTTCGATGACGAAGATGTCGAAGACGACAACGAACGTTTACATTAA